TGgggggtatgttttcaacaaattttttcctaggtcaaagttaccatggtgtctTGTccctaagttatcaggtctgcgatgcgtatattatcatgttatttacacagaagTTGTCGAGGGTATGTTTTCAACAAATTTTTCCCGCAGGtcaaagttatcatggtgtttgtacCCAAGTGATCAGGCCCAGGTGCGTGCATTACCATGATATTTACACATAAGTTATCCGTGGTATATTCTCAACAACTTTTTTTTCATGGGGtaaagttatcatggtgtttgtacctaagttatcaggtccggGAGTCTATATTATCATGCCATTTACACAAAAATTATCGATGGTATGTTTTTTAACATCTTTTTCCCCGGTTCAAAATTATCATcatgtttgtacctaagttatcatgtCCGGAAgcctatattatcatgctatttacacaacaATTATCGATGATTTGTTTTCAACAACAGAAAATCACGAGTCAAAGTTATCGTgttgtttgtacctaagttatcaggtcgaGAAGCAtgtattatcatgctatttatatAAAAGTAATCGGTGGTATATTTTTCCCTCATATAAGAGTCACCACAGTGTTTGGTGTTTGAATGTCAGTTATTAGGTCACAATGCATGGGCTAGTTAGTCTTTTAATAGAGCAAATGTTCGCGGATATTCCCTTTTGCTCCTACGTGCATATGCAtccattgtcgaaatacacatttcaaaaagttgaaaaattcagaacaaaaatcccgcgtgtatatccgaacattttatgtccgttcacaaggtttcggtgaaaaacgacgttttttgtggcttgtgtaaaaaagacaatttctgatgcttcattctaactattcacgaggcattttttttacacaagccacaaaaaacgtcgtttttcaccgaaaccttgcgaacggacataaaatgtccggatatacacgcgggatttttgttccgaatttttcaacttttcaaaatgtgtgtTTTCGACAATGGATacatatgcacctaggagcaaaAAAGTCGCGTCAAATGTTTGTCAATGTCTAGGTATTAGTACAAAGCAATAGATTAAAACAAGTTTTGACTTTAACTCACAACAAGAAGTAATAGTACCTGGATTGTTTAGCTTGCTAAACTCACAAGTAAATGGTCAGAGTTTGATTCTCGGTGCAAGTAATTTTTGACGCTATTTCTGCTTAAAACGTAAAAAGTCAACCTGAAGTCGCACACATTAGAAAAACTTCCTAAAATTGCTCATGTGTTCACGATCCGGAAATCACGCCATCTATTTCCTTTTCCACTAATAAAACATTCTAAATCGAGCCTCAAAAAAACTTTCTAAAATAGCTGTCGCGATAAGATCTGACAATTAAATCGAAATAATCGCGCGAGAGATTGGGATCGAGAAAAATGCGCCCACACGATCAATCTGATCCAAAAAACCGCCCTGAACTCACGGCCGCAAGATCTGAAATGAACGACATCAGATGCGTGCGGATTTGTTGCAGAATTCCTGCCGTCCGGAAAATAGCTTTTCCGAGTAAAATATGTATATAATGTGTTATCTCCATTACTCCTTTCGATCCATATTAATTATCGCCgaattagtacaaagttgtactaagacACATGGAGAGGAGGTCCTGCCGATCAAATGATCTCTGATGTCAATTAGTGCTTTATCACTTAATTATATCAGAAGCAGAAAGAAAAAAGCTCAAAGGCCTCAAGTAGGAAGGCACAAACCCCCTGAAGGGGTGTATATGGTGAACATTGATACTTCTTTCAATCCTGAAACCCATGTGGCCGCTtcaggggtggtgattagagattctAATGGAGGATTTGTGGCCGCTCGATGCTTAGAATTGATGGAGCAACCGATGTACTTATGGCTGAAGCTACTGCCGCTCGAGTTGGCGTATGGTTTGCTCAACAAATGGGGCATTACAGGGTTATTCTTCAGTCTGACAATGAGCAGGTAATATCAACTCTTATCCCAGGAGGGTTTGCTGCGACTGCAAGTTCAACAATTTTCCATGACTACATGTTGCATGCAAGTGCCTTTGATGATGTTTCCTATGAGTTATGCCCTAGGGAAACAAATGTGGCAGCACATGAGATAGCTAGATCATTTTTGTTTTATTCAGATTTTTGTACCTGGATCGATGAACCCCCTACATTTCTTATGCAGCCACTTATAAACGATGTAACAATATTTGATAAGGAATAAAAAGTCCCCCGGGCTTGCTGGTAAAAAAAAAGAGCAACCACATAATGTGTGATAAGCAACCTCAAAACAAACAATATCAACAAAAAGTTGTATTCCAATAACTCCGAATCCCTAAAATAATGAATATATATAAGATGCACTAATCAACCGCCTCACCATCCATGTCGTTTGCTGCAAGAGTAATCTTCGTCTAAGCGCATCCATAATTTTCATTGTTCCACAAGGCCCGCCCGCACTATAGAATCTCCCTGTAATAGAAATGACAAATGTGACATGGGGATATGGAGAAAGATCATGCGCACACTCATCCACATTGATCTTAAGGGGGGACAGAATGGACAGCGAATAGATtgaaatttagaaaatgtttttgTTTGTTCTTAGTTACATCAAAATTTCTAAGCACTTAGTTTATGCCAAGAACGATCGATCTCACGTTGAGGCCCATTCAAAGTAACACCTTTTTTTTAATCATGAGAATCAGTAAAACATTAGCTCGCCTAGCCTAGTTAACATATTATTACATCATGTTGACAATTTTTATATTTATATGAATTTTATTCTCTTTTTTAACTTCTTGTTCATAGCTTAGTTTTGATTGCCTTTTAGTGCTTCGATAGAGGTTAGTATAGAGGAGAATAATTTTCGAACTTCAGTCTTGATGTGAACACGACTAGAGATCGTGGCAATATGGTTGTGTTCAGAGAGGACGACTCCATGCATGTGCGGTTAGGCCACAGGCCACAACCATGTCATGACTGCCATGTGTGAAGCTATTCTTTCTCATGCTCAgccagggaggggggggggggggaggagcgagATGATATGGTATGAACTGCGAAGGAGTTCAATAGAGTGACATGTGAAGTGCTTAGCAATAAAGTGGGCATCACTAGAGGAGTGCAGCGTCAAAAGGGCGGGCACCGGCGACACTGGGTAGGGAAGAGCAGAGGTTGGCGTTCATGAGACGAGAGGAGCAGGTACATCTACTCGGATCGAAGACGGAGAGGGACACGACTACCTGgcgccgatgatgatgatattcgCTGGAGGGGTTGCTCGAGGAATACCATGGTAGGCGGAGACGTGTGGGTGTGGGACAATTGACGTGTGGTGCTTGAGAAAACTCTACAGTGAGATGGAGCAAATGAGCGAGGTGTGATGACTTTTTTTTTGCGATGGTAAAAGAGTTTTATTCCATATTTATAGGTTACAATCAAATGGCAAAAGCTCCTCAATACAAGGAGGGCCCTGCCCAAGCCATACAGCTGTAGCACTCTCTGTACGACTATACATAGTCAAAGGATCTGCTACCTTATTCTGTTCTCGCTTAATTTTTGAAGGAATAAACTCTCTTTCACTCATCAGATGACGAATCTCAGCAACTAAGTGACCATATCCCGAACGGGAGAGACTTCCCCCTGTCAAAGCCAAAAGAGGGTGTGATGACTCAAATGATACAAGAAGACATTTCCCTTATAAATTGGGGCAGCTTGGATGACAAACTATTGATTCCGTGTGAAGAAGTTTCGGAAGTTTTTTTTAGAGCGGTGCCCTTCCCCGGCTTCTCTCCATTGTGATGTGAAGAAATAAGAGAAACGGCTTCTCAATTGAGTTCGTTTGGGCTTGGGCTTATTTTCACCCTGAAAGCTGAAAGCTGGGAGGAACTGGACCTCATAGGCTTCTTTCAACGGCAACACTAAAAATTGAAGAATACTGATCATGTTTATCTGGGCCGGCCTACTAATtccacaggcctaccagaaaaacaATGCAAACAGCCCCAAAACCCTGGGCCGTCGGTAGCCGAGATCGGGAGCATCCGATCCaccgagagagagcgaggggaagatgagcgcggcggcgggcgggctgCGTCAGCTGCTgacggcggcggtgacggcgggggcggcggaggcTCGCGCCGCGATTTTCGGGCACGCGGTGAACCCGTTGGGAAAGCGCGCGGCGACGAAGCTGCTGCGGAAGAAGCTCATCGGCGAGCATGTCGCGCAGTGGTACCCCGACGACATCAAGCGCGACGACCCCGAAGTCATGGCGCGCGAGGAGAAAGAGTAAGCGCCCGCGCCCGCCTCGCGCTTCCCTAGCATTTTGCCTGTTGCTTCCACCGTTGTGGGCTTGCGCTCGCCCGCCACCTGTTCGTCGTTATGCTTCGTTCTCAGGGAGGCGGGGTTGACGCCCGCCCGTGACGTGTTTGTTGATATGCCCCGCCGCCTCGGTGAGCGGTCAGGTGGTGGCTCGGTGCTAATATTTCCTTGTTCACTGATGTCTACGCACTTGGCCGCCTGCCTGCCCGCGCTAATAGCTCTGTGATTCATAGTAGCAAATGCGTGGTGATTTTTGTTGGTACATGCCTGATTTTGTGGTTTGCAGGCTTGCAGAGCCTGTCATTGTTCTTAGTGTGCTGTTGTGATTCTTGACCGTCGTCAATGGGTCGTGCGCAGGTGTCGTTTGTAGTATAGAAAGGGACAATTTCAGCAGTAGGGTTTGGATTACTGCTGTGAAGATCATGAATATCGATCTCATTTTGCTGCTCTATGCCTCATTTGTCCAAATCTAGGATTAGTGGGTCTAGATAGGGATTGTGTTTGGTTATCGTTTTGCGACTATCTGGTCTGTACTTGTATTCATCTCTCTCATTGGTAATTTGGTATGCCTGCATTTGGGAATGTTAGTTGTTATGAATAGGTAGTGGCATCTTTTTGATCTGTGGCTATGCTAGAGGGCGTTAGGTAAAAATATTATCTTGCACCCACAAGTACTTTGTGCATTTGCTTCAGTCAGGTCAGTTCTTGTGATCGGTTAGTCAGAGGTAACTGGAGTGCTGATTGTGCGCATGAAAAAGCAAGTCTTGCCAGATGCATAGATTGTTTGATTTAGGATTTCAGTGGCCACCTTAGATTGTTCTATTTGGCATTGCAGTGGCCACCTTAGATTGTTTGATTTAGGAGTAGTTCTTTCCTTGCTCGGATGTGTATGTAATATTTTATGGCTACTGTCCTATTGTGTTTCTGTTGTTACAAGTACTCGGAGTAATGATTTTCAAATATGTATGATATGTCAATCCTTACCTACTGTCGACTTGGCTACTGAAAAGCCAAGCATAATTGCTTCCTTCAGAATGAATTAATTGGTAATCGACTGTAATGACCTGAATTGTAATAAACATGATATTACATGAGCAGAACTTGGGCTAACAAAACTCATGCTGAATTTTCTGATGTTGCCATGTTTTCATAGGCCAAATTGATTGACAATCTTGACCAGTTCCTTACTAGCACGTGCATAGTTTTCCATTTCACTGGAAATTTGCATAACCAAGATGGAAGCAACACCATGGGCAAAAATCATGTTCTGATAGCAAATGTTGATAGTTACTATGCGCTCCCGTGTTGTAACATTGTGAAATGCGTCAATTAATTATAGCAGATCACTGTTCTGACCATTTTcagcccccctccccttggtcaCACACTTCCATCACTGAAATGTCATGCATAATAGCCGTAAACTTAGGAATTTCCTTCAGGAAGGTTGTTTTCGTGCTTAGGAGTGTTTTCTGACAAGCCTATCTTAACATACCATCCTCTGTGCAGGCGTCTCGCGAAGCTGGAAATGCTTAAACGTCGTGGGAAGGGTCCGCCGAAGAAGGGCCAGGGAAGGCGTGCGATCAAGAGAAACAAATAATTGCCTTGCTTCTGTTTAATTTTAGTACTGATCTGGCAGCTATGCTGAAATATTTGCTGCGAAACTACCCTCTGTATTCTCTCTCTAAAAAAATCTACCCTTTGTATTAGGTCAGTCATGCTTCATTTTGTCACCGATTTGGCAATGATGGGTTTGTTTCTTCTAGTCTGATGAAGACACGTTTATTTGTGCTGCTTCTTGAAATGCAATACACATCAGCATTTGGTTATCTTATTATTATAGATTTAGTTTTTTTTTTCTGGCTTACCACCCACCAAATTCTAAGATTGGAGCCATGTTAAGCCATGCGGTGAACCGCACCGCATCAATTACCCCCCAAAATACTTGGGGTTACGAGAATTGCTATAAAGGCAACAATCCCAGTTAAGCAGCTGACGTATACAACACAGTGAAATGGAACTTGAAAGGATCGGAGACGCCATCACGTATGCTACTACACGTTTCTTGCAAAGGCATGAAAAGAATCAAGTACTGGGCTTGCAAGCAAAGAAGTCCGTGCAAGTATGGTGCGGTCGATGGACAGAGACAAGCACCGCTCTACTCCGTCGCCGCCGGCCTGACCCTCCCCCGGCTCATGAGGACGGTCATGCCGTCGAGGAGGCGGACCATGTAGGTGCGGCCGTTGCGGATGGTCACCGTGCCGCCGCCCACCCAGGCCCCGTTGCGAAGCACCTCCACGGCCGTccccggcggcagcagcggcgggagCACCCTCTTCCGCTTCTTCGTCCCGGCGACGCCGCTCGCCGGCGGTGATGGCCCCCTTCCCCTTGCACCGCGGACGTGGCGCCTCTGCCGCCGCCATCCCCGCGCGCTTCGATCCTTCGTACTTGCAGGCGATCGAGGAGTCAATGGGCTAACCTCGTTGGTGCAACGGGATACTAATGCGGCATTTGCAGGCGTCGTGGTGGATGTCTGGTTGAGCTTAGGCTATGTAGGCTGCGACGTCTGACCTGAGACCGGAGGTCGCGGAGTCGGATCGTGCGCCCCGGCCGATACGTAACGTGCGTAGTGGGAATCGGATTACCGGCTTGCCGAGGAACGCACACAAAGCTCATTTTGGCGTGAAATACAGGCAAGGTTGTACTGTACGGCCCCTGGTCACAGTTTTCCAGGGCACGATGATGGTAAAAACCGAACAAGAACATACCACGCCACGTGATGACAATGAACACACGACTAATGCACGTCAAGGAGCCACTGTGGCGTGGCGCCGTACGTGGCAAGCACCGGCGCTCCCCCATCGCCATGAGAACAACTAAACCGCCAAAGCCAACATCGATCGCTCGCCAAGCCATATGCACCAGCGGGCCGATCGACCGGCTTCTAGATCTCGCCGGGCACGGCGTCGACGCACCTGCCGCCGTCGAACACCGCGGAGGCGGGGCTCCCGGTCCCTCCTCGCCGCGGTGCAGACACTGCAGGGAAGCTCAGCACGCACGCGAAGTCGCTCCGCGCGCCGTTCTGCACGGTGCTCACGGCCACCTTGACGCCGAGCCGCCCCTCGGCCTCCTCCCGCGCGAGCGCCGCGGCCACGGCGCGGGCGCGCCGGCCGGGCGGCACTTTCTGCGTCCCCGCCCACGCCACGTCGTGCGCGTCGCTGCCCCTCCGCTGCGTGAGCTCCGGTAGCGCCGCGGCAGCGCCCAGCTGCTGCCCGGCGTAGGAAGGCCTGGCCCTGAGCTCCGTGTACCGCCACGTGCAGTAGAGGCACGGGCTGTCGAACCTGAGCGTGGCGGAGAGGTTGTAggagacggcggaggcggcggggtcgaaggcgaggaggcggagctcggcGGAGGAAACGTAAGGGACGACGTGGTGAGGCCGGAGGAGGAGCCGTGggaggagcgacggcgcgaggacGAGCACCGCCAGGAGCACGGCCACCGGCGCTAGGCAGGCGGCGGCCGCGGCAGCCAGCGCGAGCGCGCACTGCCGTCGCCGCACCCTGTCGCGAGGGCTGGTCGGCGACGGCGGAATGGGAGGCTCGGCGGTGGTCATCGTGTTGTGCTGCAGTCAGGTGACTTGGTGCAATGCAGGAGGGGTGGGTCAGGAGGTTTTTGCTTTGCTTCCtctgctttttttttttttttaaatttttgctTTCCTCCTTGAAAGAAGAGACCACCATTGCAAAAGCAAAAGAAGCAACCAATGCATGTATCTCGGGATAACTTTCATTTCTTATATGCCACTGGAATTTTCTATTTTCCAAATGATGCACTGTGTCGATGACAAGCGGGGCAATTTTAAATAATCTGGGTACCCCACTGTTGCACTGTTTTTTATAGTGACATCATAATTGAGCAGCTTAAAATTTCCATAGAAGGTGCTAAGTAAGTATTCATGTCATCGTCAATTATGTTTGCTGATTAATTTTAATTGTAATTATCTAATTGCCTCTAGCCAGTTAGAAAACTCCACATAATTTCCCTCACTTATAGGCTAACTATTTTGTGAACGATCGAACAATGGAATAAGAAATAGTTGTCCTGAGATCAATGCCTTTAGATATATTGTGTATAGATGGACACCACGACCGTCATTCAAGAGGACGAGAGGAGGGATAAGAGGCGAAACCGATGTGtgtggggaggggaggggggggggggggggggctttagccATGCTTAGTGTGCTAGGAGCTCGTGATATCAttttttttctcctgttgcaacATACATGCATGTTTGCTAGACATCTAAAAAGAAAGGTCGGTCCATATCTTTTAGATGGAAGTAATTATTTCCTTGGCATATATGCTGCTAGTAATTATATTTTAGTTACCATGAACCACTGGCGGTCATCTAGGAGGTCAATCCTGGATATATGGAACCACATTTAATTCACATATAGGAAAAATTGGTAGAACTTAATTCACACAACATGCATGACCAATTGGTTTAATTGCGTACATATTTTTGCAAATAAGTAATTTCAGTTCATCTATGCATTAGGAGATAATTTAAGTATGTTACTTACTGATTTTTTTGATAGTAACTTGGTTACAATTGAACATACACGTTTGAATAAGCATCCATTTTTAGAACATATTAAACTTTAAAATTAATGTGGTAATGTATAGCTAAAATTAGCATATCCTGTTAATAAAGATTCATGTGGTTCTTGAGAGAAACTAGTCTTTTAATGCATTTTTTGCTCGACTGGCTATTATGAGCATTCTATGTGTTAATTTCAGTAATGTTGTGCTTTGATGATGCATTTATGAAGCACCTCCTCATCCTATCAATGTACATTTAAAAGTTTCTCGATTGGCACGCTGCAGCTTCCACGTTGTGGGATTCTTGGCTGGTCCTCTAGTATAAATCTATTCACCCCCATTGCTTTCAACTGACCAAAACGAAGCAACTCTCCTTTGTAATTTTATCCTTTTGTTGGAAATGGCTCGCAAGAAGGTGACCCTTCGGTAAATCCTTGAAAGAAGTCCCGATGTAGTACTTCAAAGAAGCGTCATGAAGGCCTGCAGAAGAAGGCAGACGAGTTGGCCATCATGTGCAATGCCAAGGCCTGCATGCTAGTGTATGGCGAGGGCGAGGGGGTACCAGAGGTGTTCCCGTCCCATGCTGAGGCGGTGGCTATCCTCACTCAGTACAAGAATATGCCGGAAGGGAAGTTCAAAAAGACGGTGAATCAAGAAGGCTTTCTCAGCCAACACTTTGACAAGCTCCACGCCAAGGGCCAAAAGTTCCAGGGCGTCTGTGAAGACAACGAGACCAGAGTCCTCCTGCACAAGGCCATGAGCAACCTCTCGAGCCTCGACGGCCTCAATG
This DNA window, taken from Triticum aestivum cultivar Chinese Spring chromosome 1D, IWGSC CS RefSeq v2.1, whole genome shotgun sequence, encodes the following:
- the LOC123180461 gene encoding uncharacterized protein yields the protein MSAAAGGLRQLLTAAVTAGAAEARAAIFGHAVNPLGKRAATKLLRKKLIGEHVAQWYPDDIKRDDPEVMAREEKERLAKLEMLKRRGKGPPKKGQGRRAIKRNK